One window from the genome of [Mycobacterium] stephanolepidis encodes:
- a CDS encoding class I SAM-dependent methyltransferase produces the protein MLGRVTDRVKITLSGAPETMLATLYGRAQDAMSPNSVLHDHYAAEAVARIDYDFSKTKIKGTQAVGVALRARQLDVWTSEFLAAHREATVLHLACGLDTRIFRMNPPETVRWVDVDYPDIIALRRALLPERGGDYRMLGSSVTDEAWLDDIPADRPTLAVFEGLTMYLTQAEGQSLIRRITGRFPSGQLAFDCYGSIGITLQKLVPAVRNAGATLHWGIDDPGQIEALHPGLHCLDDLRSTDVAGEEHLALSGRIQMKVISHIPALRDIGRIMRFSF, from the coding sequence ATGTTGGGTCGAGTGACGGACCGCGTGAAAATCACGCTGAGCGGCGCTCCAGAGACCATGCTGGCCACCCTGTACGGCCGGGCACAGGACGCCATGTCCCCGAATTCGGTTCTTCATGACCACTATGCCGCCGAGGCCGTCGCGCGCATCGACTACGACTTCTCCAAAACCAAGATCAAAGGAACCCAGGCGGTCGGGGTGGCATTACGCGCCCGCCAACTCGACGTCTGGACCTCGGAGTTTCTCGCCGCACACCGAGAAGCGACGGTGCTGCATCTGGCCTGTGGGTTGGACACCCGAATCTTCCGGATGAATCCGCCCGAGACGGTGCGCTGGGTCGATGTCGACTACCCCGACATCATCGCGCTGCGGCGCGCGCTGCTCCCCGAGCGCGGTGGCGACTATCGGATGCTGGGCAGCTCGGTCACCGATGAGGCATGGCTGGACGATATCCCCGCCGATCGCCCCACTCTCGCGGTGTTCGAGGGCCTGACGATGTATCTGACGCAGGCCGAAGGACAGTCCCTGATCCGTCGGATCACCGGCCGATTCCCCAGCGGACAACTGGCTTTCGACTGTTACGGCAGCATCGGAATCACGCTGCAGAAGCTTGTGCCCGCAGTGCGCAACGCGGGCGCCACCCTGCACTGGGGTATCGACGACCCCGGCCAGATCGAGGCACTACATCCCGGGCTGCACTGCCTCGATGACCTGCGCAGCACCGACGTGGCAGGTGAGGAGCACCTGGCTCTGTCGGGCCGCATCCAGATGAAGGTGATCTCGCATATCCCCGCCCTGCGCGATATCGGCAGGATCATGCGATTTTCCTTCTAG
- a CDS encoding antitoxin — MADFKGLIDKLKSLLAGNKDKVNQAVDKVGDAIDSKTGGKYSAVVDKVQDAAKGAVEKVEGAAAPKDGDAQ; from the coding sequence ATGGCTGATTTCAAGGGCCTCATCGACAAGCTCAAGAGCCTGTTGGCGGGCAACAAGGACAAGGTGAACCAGGCCGTCGACAAGGTCGGCGACGCCATCGACTCCAAGACCGGTGGCAAGTACTCGGCAGTGGTGGACAAGGTGCAGGATGCCGCCAAGGGTGCGGTCGAGAAGGTCGAAGGGGCCGCAGCTCCTAAGGACGGCGACGCTCAGTAA
- a CDS encoding lipase family protein, producing the protein MPPRVRSRRSKGPQLLRTATLSNRLAPLLAALVLVTAACARVEAEGVAPPPPSPPPGEVLSDAPLSLAPDLDAIADGHLIRYMSTSGATGTPTEVTGVVFSPKGQPPQQGWPIVSVGHGTTGLDDECAVSRAPDLRGYIWLVRNLTKRGWVVAITDYEGLGVPGPHPYLEPRSEGFNVVDAARAAMSLIPGSSTTWAAIGASQGGQATWAAAELAGDYAPELEFVGAANLSPAADLTDMATHVGDGRYDWSQLSMMPTLLTGLSVTVPELRPENFLHGSFQDNPHDKALLLGCHNGLDPARAAAIGRLRANDFHGTTAQDAEIFARALKRISLPLGPASGPMLVYAGGADRLIDARWIHAAVRRACALGDTVQEIVAPGKGHVDPEGERLGVQWIADRFAGIPAPSNC; encoded by the coding sequence ATGCCGCCAAGGGTGCGGTCGAGAAGGTCGAAGGGGCCGCAGCTCCTAAGGACGGCGACGCTCAGTAACCGACTGGCGCCGCTGTTGGCGGCGCTGGTGCTGGTCACGGCGGCCTGCGCGAGGGTCGAGGCGGAAGGTGTCGCACCTCCGCCTCCCTCGCCGCCGCCGGGTGAGGTGCTCTCCGATGCGCCCTTGTCGTTGGCCCCGGATCTGGACGCCATCGCGGACGGTCACCTGATCCGCTACATGTCGACCTCGGGTGCCACCGGCACCCCGACCGAGGTGACGGGCGTCGTGTTTTCACCGAAAGGCCAACCTCCACAACAAGGTTGGCCCATTGTGTCGGTCGGTCACGGCACCACCGGTCTGGATGACGAGTGCGCGGTCTCGCGAGCTCCCGATCTGCGGGGCTACATCTGGTTGGTGCGCAACCTCACCAAGCGCGGCTGGGTGGTGGCCATCACGGACTATGAGGGGCTGGGTGTTCCAGGCCCACATCCGTACCTGGAACCGAGATCGGAGGGGTTCAACGTCGTCGACGCGGCGCGCGCCGCGATGTCGCTGATTCCCGGGTCCTCGACGACATGGGCGGCGATCGGCGCGTCCCAGGGCGGCCAGGCGACCTGGGCGGCCGCCGAGCTCGCGGGCGATTACGCCCCGGAACTGGAGTTCGTGGGCGCGGCCAATCTGTCCCCGGCGGCGGACCTGACCGACATGGCGACGCACGTCGGTGACGGACGGTACGACTGGAGCCAGCTCTCGATGATGCCCACTCTGCTCACAGGGCTGTCGGTCACCGTCCCCGAGCTGAGACCGGAGAACTTCCTGCACGGCTCTTTTCAGGACAACCCGCACGATAAGGCGCTGCTGCTGGGATGTCATAACGGGCTGGATCCGGCGCGCGCGGCGGCCATAGGTAGATTGCGCGCCAACGATTTTCACGGCACTACCGCACAGGATGCGGAGATCTTCGCGCGCGCATTGAAGCGGATCTCGTTGCCGTTGGGGCCGGCCTCCGGCCCGATGCTCGTCTACGCGGGCGGGGCTGATCGGCTGATCGACGCCCGCTGGATCCATGCTGCGGTGCGACGGGCGTGCGCGTTGGGCGACACCGTCCAGGAGATCGTGGCGCCCGGTAAGGGACATGTGGATCCCGAAGGTGAGCGGCTAGGTGTGCAGTGGATCGCGGATCGGTTTGCCGGGATTCCAGCCCCCAGTAACTGCTAG
- a CDS encoding type II toxin-antitoxin system Rv0910 family toxin, whose translation MAAKLNSSIDVPLPPQEAWEHASDLRRFDEWLSVHTAWRSALPETLEKGTVIDSIVCVKGMYNRVKWTLQKYDPPTGLSLEGQGRGGVKVKLRVTITPKGPGSVVDFTLHLGGPAMFGPIGALVAAALRSDIDASLSKFVQVFASAS comes from the coding sequence GTGGCAGCCAAACTGAATTCCTCCATCGATGTGCCCCTCCCTCCGCAAGAGGCCTGGGAGCACGCCTCGGATCTGCGGCGTTTCGATGAGTGGCTGAGTGTTCACACCGCGTGGCGCAGCGCGTTGCCCGAGACCCTGGAAAAGGGCACGGTGATCGATTCGATCGTGTGTGTGAAGGGCATGTACAACCGGGTCAAATGGACCCTCCAGAAGTACGACCCTCCGACGGGACTGTCGCTGGAGGGACAGGGCAGGGGTGGCGTGAAGGTCAAGCTCCGGGTGACGATCACCCCGAAGGGGCCGGGTTCGGTCGTGGACTTCACCCTGCATTTGGGCGGCCCCGCGATGTTCGGCCCGATCGGCGCACTGGTCGCGGCCGCGTTGCGCAGCGACATCGACGCCTCGCTGTCGAAGTTCGTTCAAGTTTTTGCATCCGCCTCGTAA
- a CDS encoding LLM class flavin-dependent oxidoreductase — translation MRFSIWGQTNQSWADLLDIAQYADGGSWRAFYAADHFMAHADTAEQRTDFHEATALFAALAAATSRIRLAPLVLSMTFRHPAVLANWAATVDHVSQGRFTLGLGAGWQENEHQRYGLELGRPGPRVDRFSEGLQVITGLLNEVATTVNGQYYQLAEGICEPKPLQRPLPILIGATQPRMLGLTARYAQEWNQWSAPGTFREVSGRLDAAAEKIGRDPATIWRSTQAHIIVTDSPQSEARAAETAATSPIPVLYGTAERIAEQMAPWAQEGVDEVILPDHLLGTGPARRDAYDALAQALRPLAD, via the coding sequence ATGCGCTTCTCGATATGGGGACAAACCAATCAATCCTGGGCAGATCTGCTGGATATCGCCCAGTACGCCGACGGCGGATCGTGGCGTGCCTTCTACGCCGCAGACCACTTCATGGCGCACGCGGACACCGCCGAACAGCGCACCGACTTCCACGAGGCCACCGCGCTCTTTGCGGCGCTCGCTGCGGCCACCTCACGAATCCGGCTCGCTCCCCTGGTGCTGTCGATGACGTTCCGGCATCCGGCGGTGCTCGCCAACTGGGCGGCCACCGTCGATCACGTGAGCCAGGGGCGCTTCACGCTCGGACTGGGCGCCGGCTGGCAGGAGAACGAACACCAGCGCTACGGGCTAGAACTCGGCAGGCCCGGACCACGGGTCGACCGATTTTCCGAAGGGCTACAGGTGATTACCGGCCTGCTCAACGAAGTAGCCACCACGGTGAACGGCCAGTACTACCAGCTGGCGGAGGGCATCTGCGAACCCAAGCCGTTGCAGCGGCCGCTGCCCATCCTCATCGGCGCCACTCAGCCGCGCATGCTCGGCCTCACCGCCAGGTACGCACAGGAGTGGAACCAGTGGTCCGCGCCCGGCACCTTCCGCGAAGTCTCGGGCCGCCTGGATGCCGCCGCCGAGAAGATCGGCCGCGATCCTGCGACGATTTGGCGTTCCACTCAGGCGCACATCATCGTCACCGACAGCCCGCAGTCCGAGGCCCGGGCCGCGGAAACCGCTGCGACATCACCGATTCCGGTGCTGTACGGCACCGCGGAACGCATCGCGGAGCAGATGGCACCGTGGGCACAAGAGGGTGTTGACGAGGTGATCCTGCCGGATCACCTGCTAGGCACCGGGCCGGCTCGCCGGGACGCCTATGACGCCCTGGCGCAGGCCCTTAGGCCGCTCGCGGACTGA
- a CDS encoding TetR/AcrR family transcriptional regulator: MIAAAIEVAGTMGVGGLTYRSVDAAANVPSGTTSNHFRTRDALLLGVIVEIEKLRRAFWRALVTEINPTTVADLVGIGTAYANGAVGMMSTRVRAYMALLMEGWSHPELREPLQRGRDAQIPRTLQLMRKVDPKTPELHAEIFQDYLTGIIYQQLANPSPNFNPRPGIEALLSGLVTPRVVQE, from the coding sequence GTGATCGCGGCTGCCATTGAGGTGGCGGGCACCATGGGTGTCGGGGGTCTTACGTATCGCTCGGTGGATGCGGCGGCGAACGTCCCGAGCGGTACCACGTCGAATCATTTCCGTACACGCGATGCGCTGTTGTTGGGTGTCATTGTCGAGATCGAGAAGCTTCGCCGGGCCTTCTGGCGGGCGCTTGTCACCGAGATCAATCCGACCACGGTGGCTGATCTGGTCGGTATCGGCACCGCGTACGCCAACGGTGCTGTCGGAATGATGAGCACCCGGGTGCGGGCGTACATGGCGCTTCTCATGGAGGGCTGGAGCCATCCCGAGCTGAGGGAGCCGCTGCAGCGTGGGCGGGATGCGCAGATTCCCCGCACACTGCAGCTCATGCGCAAAGTGGACCCGAAAACCCCTGAGCTGCATGCTGAAATCTTTCAGGACTACCTGACGGGCATCATCTACCAGCAGCTGGCCAACCCCTCGCCGAACTTCAATCCGCGTCCCGGGATCGAAGCATTGCTCAGCGGGCTGGTGACGCCCCGGGTAGTGCAGGAATAG
- a CDS encoding PaaI family thioesterase, with protein sequence MIHEDLPTDQFPGYLGIESVSFQDDRVMAELPIRGELFAPNGFVHAAVIVGLADTLCGYGCLASLPEGATGFTTIELKANFLGTARGGKLTGTAVPVHRGRSTQLWDATVTSDDGRTLAVFRCTQLVLWPRG encoded by the coding sequence ATGATACACGAAGACCTTCCGACGGATCAGTTTCCCGGCTACCTGGGTATCGAGTCCGTGTCGTTTCAGGACGATCGGGTTATGGCGGAGCTTCCGATCCGCGGTGAGCTTTTCGCCCCGAACGGGTTCGTTCATGCCGCCGTGATAGTCGGGCTCGCGGACACGTTGTGTGGGTACGGATGCCTGGCCTCCTTGCCGGAGGGGGCGACCGGATTCACCACCATAGAGCTGAAGGCCAACTTCCTGGGCACTGCGCGGGGCGGAAAGCTCACCGGAACTGCCGTGCCGGTTCATCGTGGGCGATCCACCCAGCTCTGGGATGCGACGGTGACATCCGATGACGGGCGCACGCTGGCTGTGTTCCGGTGCACCCAGCTGGTGTTGTGGCCGCGCGGATGA
- the adh gene encoding aldehyde dehydrogenase — protein sequence MKHAAPGTEGSAVTFAPRYENFIGGEWVAPSDGQYFDDSSPIDGKVFTQVARSTAPDIDKALDAAHAAAEAWGNTSAAERSNTLLRIADRMEQNIERLAVAETWDNGKPIRESLNADIPLAIDHFRYFAGVLRAQEGSISEIDHDTVAYHFHEPLGVVGQIIPWNFPLLMAVWKLAPALAAGNCVVLKPAEQTPVSILVLMELIADLLPPGIINVVNGFGVEAGKPLASSPRIAKIAFTGETTTGRLIMQYATENIIPVTLELGGKSPNIFMPDVMAADDAFLDKALEGFTMFALNQGEVCTCPSRALVHSSIYDEFIARAITRVEAIVGGDPLDEDTMIGAQASNDQYEKILSYIDIGRQEGAQVLTGGDARKVADYPDGAYIQPTVFAGTNNMRIFQEEIFGPVLSVAKFDSLDEALKIANDTLYGLGAGVWSRDMTNAYRLGRGIKAGRVWTNCYHQYPAHAAFGGYKKSGIGRENHKMMLDHYQQTKNLLVSYSPDAAGFF from the coding sequence ATGAAGCATGCAGCACCCGGAACCGAAGGCAGCGCAGTCACTTTCGCGCCCCGGTACGAGAACTTCATCGGTGGGGAGTGGGTTGCTCCATCGGATGGCCAGTACTTCGACGATTCCTCGCCGATCGACGGCAAGGTGTTCACTCAGGTTGCCCGCAGTACCGCGCCGGACATCGACAAGGCGCTGGACGCCGCTCACGCCGCGGCCGAGGCATGGGGTAACACGTCAGCGGCCGAGCGGTCCAACACGCTGCTCAGGATCGCCGACCGCATGGAACAGAACATCGAGCGACTCGCGGTCGCGGAAACCTGGGATAACGGCAAGCCCATCCGCGAGAGTCTCAATGCCGATATACCGCTGGCGATCGACCACTTCCGCTATTTCGCCGGAGTGCTTCGCGCTCAGGAGGGATCGATCTCAGAGATCGATCACGACACCGTGGCCTACCACTTCCATGAGCCGCTGGGGGTCGTCGGCCAGATCATCCCGTGGAACTTCCCGTTGTTGATGGCCGTCTGGAAGTTGGCGCCGGCCCTGGCGGCAGGAAACTGTGTGGTCCTCAAGCCGGCCGAGCAGACGCCTGTCTCGATCCTGGTGCTGATGGAGTTGATCGCCGATCTACTTCCGCCGGGAATCATCAATGTGGTCAATGGGTTTGGCGTGGAGGCGGGTAAGCCGCTGGCCTCCAGCCCGCGTATCGCCAAGATCGCCTTCACGGGTGAGACCACCACCGGGCGCCTCATCATGCAGTACGCGACCGAGAACATCATCCCCGTCACCCTGGAGCTTGGGGGCAAGAGCCCCAACATCTTCATGCCTGACGTGATGGCCGCCGATGACGCGTTCCTGGACAAGGCGCTCGAAGGTTTCACCATGTTCGCGCTCAATCAGGGTGAGGTATGCACGTGTCCCTCACGGGCGCTGGTGCACTCGTCCATCTATGACGAGTTCATCGCGCGTGCGATCACTCGGGTCGAAGCCATCGTGGGCGGGGATCCGCTCGACGAGGACACCATGATCGGTGCTCAGGCGAGCAACGATCAGTACGAAAAGATCTTGTCGTACATCGATATCGGACGACAAGAGGGTGCCCAGGTGCTCACCGGTGGTGACGCTCGAAAGGTTGCCGATTACCCGGATGGCGCCTACATCCAGCCGACGGTGTTCGCCGGCACCAACAACATGCGTATCTTCCAGGAGGAGATCTTCGGTCCGGTGCTGTCCGTGGCGAAGTTCGACTCGCTGGACGAGGCGTTGAAGATCGCCAACGACACGCTGTACGGATTGGGTGCAGGGGTGTGGTCGCGCGATATGACCAACGCCTACCGGCTGGGGCGCGGTATCAAGGCGGGGCGGGTGTGGACAAACTGCTATCACCAGTACCCGGCGCACGCCGCGTTCGGCGGGTACAAGAAATCCGGTATCGGGCGTGAGAACCACAAGATGATGCTCGACCACTACCAGCAGACCAAGAACCTCTTGGTGAGCTACTCGCCCGACGCCGCGGGATTCTTCTGA
- a CDS encoding DUF779 domain-containing protein translates to MINRVELTPAAAELLASLVARHGPVMFHQSGGCCDGSAPMCYLRGEFRVGASDVLLGEVSGGTPFWMSADQFEYWSHTHLTVDVVPGRGSGFSLEAPEGVRFLIRSRLFTDGEVLALANQPVRTGADG, encoded by the coding sequence CTGATCAATCGCGTCGAGCTCACTCCGGCGGCGGCCGAGCTGTTGGCTTCGCTGGTGGCTCGACATGGGCCCGTGATGTTCCACCAGTCCGGCGGCTGCTGTGACGGGAGTGCGCCGATGTGTTACCTGCGCGGGGAATTTCGTGTGGGTGCATCGGATGTGTTGCTCGGCGAGGTTAGCGGGGGAACGCCATTCTGGATGAGTGCCGACCAGTTCGAGTACTGGTCACATACACATTTGACGGTTGACGTGGTGCCCGGGCGAGGGTCTGGATTTTCGCTGGAGGCCCCGGAGGGGGTGCGTTTCCTCATCCGGTCAAGGTTGTTCACCGATGGCGAGGTGCTGGCGTTGGCGAATCAGCCGGTCAGGACCGGCGCCGACGGTTGA
- the yaaA gene encoding peroxide stress protein YaaA, whose translation MIVLLPPSETKREGGDHVPLRLDTLATPSLNPVRAALVDELVALAANPPACRKALGISASQDAEIQRNAELRVSPTMPALQRYTGVLYDALDVTSLRGASAMRARERLAVGSALFGLLRADDPVPAYRLSASSKLPGGPSLSARWKPVLEPVLAELAADELVVDLRSGSYAGLGRLPQAITVDCLTEHPDGRRTVITHFNKAHKGKLARVLAGSRAEPNDAASVAAVARRAGLHIERDGDTLTIIVSQ comes from the coding sequence GTGATCGTGTTGCTGCCACCCTCAGAGACCAAACGCGAAGGTGGAGATCATGTTCCTCTGCGCCTGGACACGCTGGCCACACCGTCGCTGAATCCGGTGCGTGCGGCACTCGTCGACGAACTCGTCGCCCTTGCCGCCAACCCTCCGGCATGCAGGAAGGCGCTGGGTATCTCGGCCTCTCAGGACGCCGAAATCCAGCGCAATGCCGAGCTACGGGTCTCCCCCACCATGCCTGCCCTGCAGCGGTACACGGGCGTGCTGTACGACGCCCTGGATGTGACGTCTCTGCGCGGCGCCTCCGCAATGCGTGCACGCGAACGCCTCGCCGTCGGCTCGGCGCTGTTCGGACTGCTACGCGCCGACGATCCGGTCCCGGCCTATCGGCTGTCGGCCTCATCCAAGCTGCCCGGAGGCCCGTCGTTGTCCGCACGCTGGAAGCCGGTACTGGAACCGGTCTTGGCCGAGCTGGCCGCCGACGAACTGGTGGTGGACCTACGCTCGGGCTCGTACGCAGGATTGGGGCGGCTACCGCAGGCGATAACCGTTGATTGCCTCACAGAGCATCCCGATGGGCGGCGTACGGTGATCACCCATTTCAACAAGGCGCACAAGGGAAAACTGGCACGTGTCCTCGCCGGCAGCAGAGCCGAACCCAATGACGCCGCCTCAGTGGCTGCCGTTGCCCGCCGCGCCGGACTTCATATCGAACGCGACGGCGACACGCTCACGATCATCGTCAGTCAGTAG
- a CDS encoding polysaccharide deacetylase family protein, protein MRTFRSPARNPWSGRQIAAAGHEIGNHSYTHRRLVFVTPATVREEVEKTDKQIRATGFSGAITFRPPYGKKLYGLPRYLASHDRITVMWDVEPDSEGPRTREAIVEETVSRVHPGSIILLHVMYSSGRESISAIPEISQRLQGQGYRFVTVSQLLATPCR, encoded by the coding sequence GTGCGCACATTCCGGTCACCTGCGAGGAATCCGTGGTCGGGACGCCAGATCGCCGCGGCCGGTCACGAGATCGGCAACCACAGCTACACCCACCGTCGACTGGTCTTCGTCACTCCCGCCACCGTGCGGGAGGAAGTGGAGAAAACCGATAAGCAAATCCGGGCAACAGGATTCAGCGGTGCCATAACCTTTCGCCCGCCTTACGGCAAGAAGCTATACGGGTTGCCGCGGTATCTCGCGTCCCATGACCGCATCACCGTGATGTGGGACGTCGAGCCCGACTCCGAAGGACCGCGAACGCGGGAAGCGATCGTGGAGGAGACCGTCTCCCGTGTGCATCCCGGGTCGATCATTCTGCTGCATGTGATGTATTCCTCTGGTCGGGAATCAATTTCGGCGATCCCCGAAATTTCGCAACGCCTCCAGGGGCAGGGTTATCGGTTCGTCACTGTGTCCCAGTTACTTGCCACTCCGTGTCGTTAG
- a CDS encoding DinB/UmuC family translesion DNA polymerase has product MGAQCALGRRRRSAAEIDAIATQLVERIARRMRGTGRSCRTVVLRLRCDDYTRATRSHTVLRPTTSTEHLLSVARQLVTEASPLVAERGITLIGFSVSNFDPCGAAQLELPFTGLTENALELDSTLDELRDKFGTRSVTRATLLHSGGHEEWGIPTLEDI; this is encoded by the coding sequence ATCGGCGCGCAGTGCGCACTCGGCAGACGACGCCGCAGCGCCGCTGAGATCGACGCCATCGCGACGCAACTCGTCGAACGGATTGCCCGCCGGATGCGTGGCACCGGACGAAGCTGCCGAACGGTGGTGCTGCGGCTGCGGTGCGACGATTACACGCGCGCGACACGATCACACACCGTGCTGCGGCCCACGACGTCTACCGAGCACCTGCTGTCAGTGGCACGACAGCTTGTAACCGAAGCCAGTCCGCTCGTCGCCGAACGAGGTATCACCCTGATCGGGTTCTCCGTTTCCAACTTCGACCCATGCGGGGCAGCGCAATTGGAGCTTCCGTTCACGGGTTTGACGGAGAACGCGCTGGAACTCGACAGTACCCTTGATGAACTACGCGACAAGTTCGGCACTCGATCGGTCACCCGCGCCACGTTGTTACATAGCGGCGGACACGAGGAGTGGGGTATCCCCACCCTCGAGGACATCTAA
- a CDS encoding MarR family winged helix-turn-helix transcriptional regulator: protein MEIDGTATLGYLLTRTATSLRGKVAARLEPMGLSLPEYICMQILRTYPGMSNSELARQAMVTRQAMNAVLHGLEQEGLISRPENADHGRSLPARLTRRGSTQLDKAVEAVTAGENEVTEKLTADERRALKAMLAKCVPSQLP from the coding sequence ATGGAAATCGACGGAACCGCCACCCTGGGGTACTTGCTGACCCGCACCGCGACATCGCTGCGCGGCAAGGTGGCGGCCCGGTTGGAGCCGATGGGCCTCAGCCTGCCCGAGTACATCTGTATGCAGATCCTGCGCACCTACCCCGGTATGTCCAACTCCGAGCTGGCTCGGCAGGCGATGGTTACCCGGCAGGCCATGAACGCCGTGCTGCACGGGCTGGAGCAAGAAGGTTTGATCAGCCGTCCGGAGAACGCGGACCACGGCAGGTCCCTGCCGGCTCGTCTCACCCGGCGCGGCAGCACCCAGCTGGACAAGGCGGTTGAGGCCGTGACCGCGGGCGAGAACGAGGTCACGGAGAAGTTGACCGCTGATGAGCGCCGCGCGTTGAAGGCAATGCTGGCCAAGTGCGTTCCGAGTCAGCTGCCATGA
- a CDS encoding enoyl-CoA hydratase/isomerase family protein, giving the protein MPALQRTEGIYTLELGTDENRFTTANIEQINALLDEILADESPSALVVTGSGKFFSNGLDVDFLGANPDKLSWYITEVQKILARFLVFPTPTVAAVNGHAFGAGAMVALACDYRVMRTDRGFFCLPEVDLGMPFTPGMSALCQGKMTPQAASATMPSGRRLGGSESLNYQIVDAAVAEDQVLSTATSFVAPLVGKNRDTLGTVKYGMYGSIVPLLLAGLGS; this is encoded by the coding sequence ATGCCAGCCCTGCAGCGCACCGAAGGCATCTACACCCTTGAGCTCGGTACCGACGAGAACCGTTTCACGACAGCGAATATCGAGCAGATCAACGCGTTACTCGACGAGATCCTGGCCGATGAAAGCCCCTCGGCTCTGGTGGTCACCGGCAGCGGCAAGTTCTTCTCCAACGGGCTCGACGTCGACTTCCTGGGCGCCAACCCCGACAAACTCAGCTGGTACATCACCGAGGTCCAGAAGATTCTGGCGCGTTTCCTCGTGTTCCCCACACCCACCGTCGCCGCTGTCAACGGCCACGCCTTCGGCGCCGGAGCCATGGTCGCACTGGCATGTGACTACCGAGTGATGCGCACCGATCGCGGCTTCTTCTGTCTGCCCGAGGTTGACCTCGGCATGCCGTTCACTCCCGGCATGTCGGCACTGTGTCAGGGCAAGATGACGCCGCAGGCGGCATCGGCCACCATGCCCAGCGGGCGTCGGCTCGGCGGGTCCGAATCACTGAACTATCAGATCGTCGACGCGGCCGTTGCCGAGGATCAGGTGCTTTCCACCGCAACGAGTTTCGTGGCGCCACTGGTAGGCAAGAATCGGGATACGCTCGGCACCGTCAAGTACGGGATGTACGGGTCAATCGTGCCACTGCTGCTCGCCGGCCTGGGGTCGTGA
- a CDS encoding acyl-CoA thioesterase has product MTKPELPTKADFPVHRRHQTRWADNDVYGHVNNVVYYAWFDTAVNGWLMEAAGCDIRDLPAIGVVAETSCKYLAEVSFPDELSIGLALEHRGRTSVIYKLAVFKVVDGVVEDAPRALGRFVHVYVDSDARTPVPIPEQVATALEQLR; this is encoded by the coding sequence ATGACCAAGCCGGAACTGCCCACCAAGGCCGACTTCCCGGTGCATCGTCGGCACCAAACCCGTTGGGCCGATAACGATGTCTACGGGCACGTCAACAACGTCGTCTATTACGCCTGGTTCGATACCGCCGTCAACGGCTGGCTGATGGAAGCCGCTGGGTGCGATATTCGCGACCTGCCCGCCATCGGCGTCGTGGCCGAAACCTCGTGCAAGTATCTGGCCGAGGTGTCATTCCCGGACGAGCTGTCCATCGGCTTGGCACTGGAGCATCGCGGGCGCACCAGCGTGATCTATAAGCTCGCGGTGTTCAAGGTCGTCGACGGTGTTGTCGAAGACGCTCCCCGCGCCCTGGGCCGGTTCGTCCATGTGTATGTGGACTCCGACGCCCGCACACCTGTCCCCATTCCCGAGCAAGTCGCGACAGCTCTCGAACAGTTGAGGTAA